The Schistocerca americana isolate TAMUIC-IGC-003095 chromosome 5, iqSchAmer2.1, whole genome shotgun sequence genome includes a window with the following:
- the LOC124616678 gene encoding putative beta-carotene-binding protein, with amino-acid sequence MQLAAVIALLVVAAVDARIGDDPSPSGLGVRTCPDNEPDVVTCRRNALQSALSLLAGGLPSIGAKPIDPLTQIPPLILRADTPLLRLNFKLDDIVMIGHARSVLDDLQVDVENHTIHVVAHTPGALVMEGIYTLDEEVIKGIPMRGNGRFKLTMIDSTADVTYKGHPVTRRNGETYLQLDSAKTKYTYGKTSYKLTGLFGGFPPLEAAGNALINAMASPIVEREMLGPMEDWMEQVYKQQAQYVFDTVPYNKLFPESVKTITKNSFFLSFK; translated from the exons ATGCAGCTCGCCGCCGTTATCGCCCTGCTCGTCGTCGCTGCAGTCGACGCACGAATTGGTG ATGACCCGTCCCCCAGTGGCCTGGGAGTGAGGACGTGTCCCGATAACGAGCCTGACGTCGTGACCTGCCGCCGGAACGCCCTGCAGTCGGCGCTCTCCCTCTTGGCAGGTG GTCTCCCCAGCATCGGGGCGAAACCCATCGACCCACTGACGCAGATCCCACCCCTGATTCTGAGGGCCGACACGCCTCTCCTCAGGCTCAATTTCAAGCTGGACGACATCGTCATGATTGGTCACGCACGTAGCGTTCTCGACGACTTGCA AGTGGACGTGGAGAACCACACCATTCATGTTGTTGCTCACACCCCTGGTGCCTTGGTGATGGAAGGCATCTACACTCTCGATGAAGAAGTTATTAAGGGCATTCCTATGAGAGGCAACGGCCGATTCAAACTTACAATGA TCGACTCTACAGCAGACGTAACTTACAAGGGACACCCTGTCACTCGACGCAACGGCGAGACTTATCTGCAACTGGACTCCGCCAAGACGAAGTACACCTACGGGAAGACTTCCTATAAGCTCACTGGCCTATTCGGAGGCTTCCCTCCTCTTG AGGCCGCAGGCAACGCCCTGATCAACGCGATGGCATCGCCCATCGTGGAGCGCGAGATGCTGGGCCCCATGGAGGACTGGATGGAGCAGGTGTACAAGCAGCAGGCGCAGTACGTCTTCGACACCGTTCCGTACAACAAGCTCTTCCCGGAGAGCGTGAAAACTATTACAAAGAATTCATTTTTCCTCAGTTTTAAGTAA